A window of Fusarium musae strain F31 chromosome 1, whole genome shotgun sequence genomic DNA:
CACCTGGTGTTGATCATGCACACAGGAGGAATGTTCGCGGAAATGTTCCAGATCGGCGTCCATCTCACTGAGTCGCAGGTAGCTATGTCCAACCCAGCGGTCGATGGTATCTGCAATCTGGCGAAAACCCTCGGTATGACCGCCCTCGTGGCGGGCTTTGAGACCACATACCACAAAGAGATAGCTGTGGATCATCTCGTGTAAGAATGTCGAGATGAGAAGCCGCCGGTTGTACTTTGTATCCTGGAGAATAGGTGACGAAAGTACAATGAGTGTCTCGTAACCTCCATCACGGGAACGTCGTACCGCTGTGGTGCCAACAATGTGCGCCTGATACTGCGCGCTTGCAGGGTGACTCCAGTCCCATGCGACTCGGCCAGCAAGGCGGTTGCAGAAGAAAAGTTCATTTGCGGCAGAGAAGATGCTGCGCAATGCGTCGTTGTCCAAGGAGAATTCTGCTGCGCGAGACTTTGGGTTGATGAGCGCTCTTAGAATACGGCCGTGGCGTGAGTCGGTGGTGCGATGCCTTCGACGACTGGAACCAAAGTTGGCAACGTGATCACGGACTAGACGTGCGGCAGCGAGGTCACTCAACAATCCTGGGTCGTTTTCGTCGGCGGCGGGTGATAGACTGGCGAGTGATGGTTGAGTAGTATcagaggagatggagagaccAGATGCTGTGCGCTCCATAGCGCATGCGTCGGCGACGGGAGCGGGCGCCGGAGTTGGTGCCGGAGCTGGACCGGAAGGGCCGAATACATGTCCCGGCCGGGATTCGGGAGCTGGACCGAAGGCGGCATCGATAGAGGGGAAATCGGGTCCTTCTGGAGTTGGTGAACGTTCGCGAATGACGAGAAATGAGAGGTTCTTGACGGGAGCTGAGTCAGGTCGATGGATCAATGGAGGATAGTGCTCAATATCTTGGTTGTAGAAGAATTCGTCCTCATGATCAAAAGGGTGATTGTGTGGATAtgctttgttgatgatgtgaacTCCAGAATGGAATGccggttgtggttgtgggtAATAAGGTAATGCATGATCTGACGAAGCATAACCACTTGGtgtagctgcagctgcagctgcagagaCAGAGATGGGTGTATGGTCGTAGGCGTCGTAGGGAAGCTCATCAGCGAACCTGTTCCTTTTGGTATCAAAagtgaagccatcgccgcCTTCGGAGACGCTCACTCGCCTTTTACCACCCACATAGTAGGGACCCCGGCCAGTAGCAGTGGCGGTAGCGGCAACAGTAGCGGTAACACCAAGCGGACGACCCCCGTCAACCACCCAAAAGGCCATGGGACATGCTCATCGACCTGAGCCGGGGGTGGGTGGGTGATTTTTTGTTGGGAATTGATAAGcgtagagagagagagaggatcACATAGGGTGTTACAGTATGTGATTCTCCGAGAAGCTTGGACAATTTCGAGATGATTTTTGCAGGTGAAAGAAGAGAGTTTGAATTGGAGGATCGATGTCGGTGAGTCCGATGGACGGTCTTGGGGTGGCGGATttgacgagacgagacggagACGACGCGTGagcagtccagtccagttgAGTTGCAGCGCTCCAGCTGTCTGTCACAGTCGCAGTAGCAGCCCAAGGAGCCCAGTTAATGAGGAGAAGGACTAGGGGCGGTCGGGTAGGAATTGGATCCGAAGAATGGAGAAGAGACGAGATAACAAAGAGGGAAAAGATAAAACAAACTAGAAACAGAAGAGATGatgataataataataatggAAAAGTCTATGTTGAGAAATGCATTCAAGGATCGAGAAATTCGATGGTCTCAGACCCCAAGCTTGACCTGACCGTAAGTTCTTTGTGGTAACCTCCCATCTGATACGAGACAGTTACAGCTACAGCAGAACagagcacagcacagcacagcgcagCAACCTCAGCTCAGCTGCTGCAATCGCGGGACGAGCCAGGACCAAATatgatggaatggaatggaCCCCATCCACTAACTTATCTCGTTTTCAGGGCGATCGATTAGTTGGTTTTAGTCCCGTTGCTGTTAAACGTCGGTCGCCAACTGACAGGGCCTAGCAGTACAGGGGGGCCACACACCCCTGTCGGCCTCATCACAGCCCACAGCAGGTGTCTTTTGTGCTGGGGAATCCTTGTCTCTGGTGGTTTGTGAGGCGCTGTAGGAGGTTCAATTGATTCGAGATCGGATGTGGTGGGAGGCAGCATGGATGACAATGACACGACAACTGTGAGATGGACCGTTCTGTGGATTTAAGAGGCGCCTCACTTCAACTACTGGATGATTACAGAATGCCTTTATGAGATTCATTGACATCCATTTACGGATACAACAGCCATCAATTACTTGCGGTTAGACTGAGGAACCCTGCCTTGCTACTTGAGATTGCTTCCATCTTCCGTTCCGTCGCCCAACCCTCAACTGGCATGGCGTCCTCTACACCTTGGCTGTGTCTGTGTTTTATTTCTATTTCTATATAGCGGTGTAATTGCATTCGCCCGAtcttttcttgttttctCTACACTACAGTCACTGTGTCACGATAGTTTCTCACACCAAGTATACAGTACGTAGTAGTCAAGCCCCTTTCCCTTCAGTCGGACGAGATGTGCCCGTCCTTtctataaaaaggaaaacccGGCCGAAACAGTCGGACTGACTCTGATCTTCCCCTAGGGATTTTCCCATTGAGTTTCCGAATCCAGGGCAGCAGCAGATCAGCCACTGTCGATTACTTGAGGCCTCTTCTCCAATGAATATCTGGTT
This region includes:
- a CDS encoding hypothetical protein (EggNog:ENOG41) produces the protein MAFWVVDGGRPLGVTATVAATATATGRGPYYVGGKRRVSVSEGGDGFTFDTKRNRFADELPYDAYDHTPISVSAAAAAATPSGYASSDHALPYYPQPQPAFHSGVHIINKAYPHNHPFDHEDEFFYNQDIEHYPPLIHRPDSAPVKNLSFLVIRERSPTPEGPDFPSIDAAFGPAPESRPGHVFGPSGPAPAPTPAPAPVADACAMERTASGLSISSDTTQPSLASLSPAADENDPGLLSDLAAARLVRDHVANFGSSRRRHRTTDSRHGRILRALINPKSRAAEFSLDNDALRSIFSAANELFFCNRLAGRVAWDWSHPASAQYQAHIVGTTAVRRSRDGGYETLIVLSSPILQDTKYNRRLLISTFLHEMIHSYLFVVCGLKARHEGGHTEGFRQIADTIDRWVGHSYLRLSEMDADLEHFREHSSCVHDQHQVRSRSADEHHRVPWRSERWEDGERDAHYPTELHPRPHPSLHDWERHGREGYRTPDVRRGISPYVY